One Oncorhynchus clarkii lewisi isolate Uvic-CL-2024 chromosome 32, UVic_Ocla_1.0, whole genome shotgun sequence DNA window includes the following coding sequences:
- the LOC139392225 gene encoding ras-related protein Rab-5A-like, whose translation MANRGGATRPNGSNAGNKICQFKLVLLGESAVGKSSLVLRFVKGQFHEFQESTIGAAFLTQTVCLDDTTVKFEIWDTAGQERYHSLAPMYYRGAQAAIVVYDITNEESFARARNWVKELQRQASPNIVIALSGNKADLASKRAVDFQDAQSYADDNSLLFMETSAKTSMNVNEIFMAIAKRLPKSEPAATGANSGRNRGVDLTEAAQPTKAPCCST comes from the exons ATGGCCAACAGGGGAGGAGCTACGAGACCCAACGGGTCTAACGCTGGTAACAAGATCTGCCAGTTCAAGCTGGTACTTCTGGGGGAGTCGGCAGTGGGCAAGTCCAGCCTGGTGCTCCGGTTTGTCAAGGGACAGTTCCACGAGTTCCAGGAGAGCACCATTGGAG cGGCCTTCCTGACCCAGACAGTGTGTCTAGACGACACAACGGTGAAGTTTGAGATCTGGGACACGGCAGGACAGGAGCGCTACCACAGCCTGGCGCCCATGTATTACAGAGGGGCGCAGGCCGCCATCGTGGTCTACGACATCACAAATGAG GAGTCATTTGCGCGGGCCAGGAACTGGGTGAAGGAGCTGCAGAGACAAGCCAGCCCCAACATTGTCATCGCCCTGTCTGGCAACAAGGCTGACCTCGCCAGCAAGAGAGCCGTGGACTTCCAG GATGCCCAGTCATATGCAGACGACAACAGCTTACTCTTCATGGAGACGTCGGCCAAGACGTCTATGAATGTGAACGAGATATTCATGGCTATTG CAAAAAGATTGCCCAAGAGCGAGCCTGCGGCCACAGGAGCTAACAGCGGGCGGAACAGGGGCGTCGACCTAACGGAAGCCGCCCAGCCAACTAAGGCCCCCTGCTGCAGTACCTAG